The genomic window tccaggtgcacgtagcccctggggcttttagtcatacctcaggcagctatccgttagaagaactaccaagtttcattgatttgcacccaaagagtcaagaactgcgattttttacgaattaatttcgtactcggacccggctggtcttgacctatttttggatctaaatttagatcaggtagatcaccacatcatgcacaaaaagacacgtcactagcaaactatgtcagacgtcatcatgagtttgtgtaaaacaaaatggaggccggaatcactcagttgaatcgaactccgaccaaacaccacgtaataactaggttaatttatgcactcgcgtgaacaagaaactgtcgagcttcacagatgtcgtcgttgggtagttttgggtttgttttactaccataggagtatttttgaactgtaaatgcactcagctgcaacaaaaacgcaaaacgaaggctgtgagctgcactgtgcctttaaaaggagggtttcacaatacatagagaatactacatgacttgctgtgtcgtaccagatttacacgagttgtttttttaaatactgaactgcgagcgaaagcgagctgttcactatttgaaaaagcaacgagtgtaaacctggtacgaaccggcccccgtagcgcagtgcttagcgcatcgggctgtgggccgggaggtcgtgggttcgaatcccatcagggtcatgtgggtttttcgggctacggtcggctcctacccagagtggaagtgctatggttcctatgagaaggctgggatcacacagccgagtgtcattcacttaacgaatgcgactttgagggtgctcaggttctgtatactaacaccgcaggtgcggcagttctcgggcctggttgatgccaggatatattatgacagtaagcgtagagtgctgccctgtcacgtagtctcaaaccaaattggaaatccaaagcatcatcattataatcatcctcatctcattaatcatccaaaatataaattgtccttgctcttgtggcccttcatgcccggagctctcatggtgaccttggtctcagtgttcctgttccttccttccctgaatagtagttctgctgtcagtcttcaacgtgtgacgttctggggggtcgacggagggacgtggtggcggtctgctcgctggaggggacgctcactctgtctggctccgcgacttaaaagtcaatgtcgttagtagggggtatagtaggtagtgggctgcgtccgttagctcgggacagacccactactgaacaccgtcgaagtgactcagcagaagtgcagtgtcatcttccgagggtagcctaccgcagcgacccgacatccccccctggagcgtctgtaaaatcgacaagtctggcagcggaacgaaattcagaggtggttggagcagtgagtgcagggacggggcggtgtgagagcacaacgggacaaggaacaggtgtaaagacaaacaaaaaaacaacaaaaaaaaaaccctggtacgacacagcaagccatgtagtattctgtttatcctacatactgtacttacgtgtattttactgaaaatatcctgcattcgaggcagctgaattgaagacgcttgttttggaacctcgatctcttctaaagcctcgtgcaatctattacgtcaaagcaaagaaacgtcactctgaaagtgtggcgagacgtgttagttctaaagattcatcgagggtaattagcgagcgcaatttgtgtttctataatgacgtttgtctcggtgactttggcatcataagcagtggaaaaacaggttcctgccagacttgcttgacatgacctcatttacatgatatacacacgtgtgatttgaacgattattatctcacgggtgtctctctcacgtatgcaGGATAAAGTAGAATCTCCCATAACGACCCCTCTTAATGATCACCACTCCCCTGTTTACCGACACAAAAATTTGGCATGGATGCTTTTAACACTTTAATCAACCACAGAATTGCCATGCGCCCCCTTTTTTTTCGACGACCGACGTATATCAACAACTGTCTAACTGTAACTGCACTAAAAACATAAAATGCAGTGTAAAATTATCAAATTCAGTCGGTTCAGACTTTTCTGAGTGTTGCCTTCCAAATGGTCTGCTTCAGCTTTTAAAAATGTTTAATCAGCAAGCAAAATATTACTAACCAAAACAGGAAACAGGCGGAGAGAGAATTGATACAGTGAAAGTCTTTGATTAACTGAGACCTCCGAAAATATGAGCAAATCAGGTATTAATTATTAAAAcggagggaatcttaaattagggatagatttacagaggttgtgcagagcaaatctgagaaaactgaGTCTCAAAATTaggggtagatttacagaggttgtgcagagcaaatctgagaaaactgaGTCTCAAAATTaggggtagatttacagaggttgtgcagagcaaatctgagaaaactgaGTCTCAAAATTaggggtagatttacagaggttgtgcagagcaaatctgagaaaacttgAGTCTCAAAATTaggggtagatttacagaggttgtgcagagcaaatctgagaaaactgaGTCTCAAAATTAGGGGGTCTTAGGATGGGGTTTCCTTTGTACTTATAATGAATTGAATTATATTTAGCATTCAAACATGAATTTCTTGCTTTCGTTTCCCAGTGCCAGGTAGATGGGTTGTGACCACAGAGACCACACCTACCATGCCTACAGTGCCGACATTGGAAGGACAAGCTGCAGAaagcactcacagtgatacctggctgaaacaagaacAATTTTCAAGTACTGACTGTGATGTGTGGCTGAAACGTGAGAAATATTTGAACACCGAGTTTGATGCGGGACTTACAAAGACTAGCAATCTTAAACAACCCGTGTTAACAACACAACCAGGAGACAAGCAACATTCATGGTTAGAGTGCAATGCTACGTTCAAACAGTCTGGCGTTTttaagcaacacatgttaacacatacagaaGTAAAAAAGTGTTCAtgcacagagtgtgatgctaggttcacacgGTCTGGCAATTTGAAGCAACAcgtgttaacacatacaggagtgaaACAGTATTCAtgcacagagtgtgatgctCGGTTCACATGGTCTGGCAATTTGAAGCAACACTTGTTGACACATACGGGAGTGAAAAAGTATTCATGCATAGAGTGTGGTGCTAGGTTCACATTGTTTGGCAAtctgaagcaacacatgttaacacatatgGCAGGGAAAAAGTACTCAtgcacagagtgtgatgctaggttcacactGTCTTAtactttgaagcaacacatgttaacacatacagggaagaaagaacatacatgtacagagtgtgatgctaggttcgcACAGGCTGGTAATTTAAAGcgacacatgtacacacattcaGGGGTAAAAAGGTATGCATGTACAGAATGTGATTCTAGATTCACACAGTCTAGGAGTTTGAAGCAACACGTGTTAATACATTCTGGGGTGAAGAAATATGCATGCACAGAGTGTAATGCAAGATTTACACAGTCTCGTTCTTTGAAGAAACACAttttaacacatacaggagtgaaaaagtattcatgcacagagtgtgatgctaggttcacacgGTCTGacaatttgaagcaacacaagTTAAGACATACAGGAGTAAAACATTACACATGTACAGAGTGCGTTGCTAGGTTCAAACTGTCCAAgactttgaagcaacacatgttaacgcaTACAGGGAGGAAAGAGCACAAATGCAccgagtgtgatgctaggttcgcACGGTCTGGTACTTTAAACCGACACATGTCCACACATTCtacaggagtgaaaaagtatgcatgtacagaaTGTGATACTAGATTCACACAGTCTTGGAATTTGAAGAAACACATGCTAACCCATACAGGAGTGAAACAAtgatgcatgtacagagtgtgatatGCTAGGTTCCAAGAGTCTGGCAGTTTGACGCAACAtgtgttaacacatacaggagtgaaaaCAAATGCATGCACAGAGTGTTATGCAAGATTCTTACAGTCTCGtactttgaagcaacacatacAGGAGTAAACAAGTGTTTatacaaaacaggggttcccaggtctgtttttttttaagtaggCGGGCTTTTACCCACTTTTCCATCTAAATAATTTCGTGAAGGCATATGTATTAGgtcttcataaagactactacATTTCATAGCAAAGCCTTTCCTTTATCAAGCCTCATTCATTACTAGGCCACCATGTAACCACATGAAGTTTTGACACTTTCTTAACCTTCACCAAACTTCCTGGGTCGTGGAttacccagagcctcacaaaaccGTCTGTATATCTAAAACTAATGGGATTTTTTGagtgagacttcatgtaatcctcaaacaccATAAAACCTTCCTATCGTCCCATTTTTTAAAGGATTATCTGTgtaatcaaacaaataaacaatgacgtcatttgacctacacagtccggatggaATCAAAGAAGACATTTGAcggtgtttatccctattcggatggcgtgggttgtgtaataataatatgggagatttatagagcgcttgacgttctctaagcgctttacaatgaattggtgagaggtcaaggcaggtgaggtagcccgcacgttgaacatctctcatgctgggtattttcgtgtttctataacccaccgacctctgacatggattacaggatctgtttACGTTGAATCCTCCTTTAGAAAGTTTGGGTCGGGTcgtatacttcttcttcttcttcggcgttccaggattttttggcctcaggtcagacttcaagttttgtagcttgaataaagctagtggtcaggatcagggagtctttggtgccccagagttgctcctgcagtgtggcaccttggggccagtgatctgttctggcttcctggtggagcgggcaggtctgcaggatgtgctccggggtctgtgggcctgtttcgcacgggcagttcggtgtctgcgacagaccaaggcggtgcatgtgggcacgcagtcgacagtgtccagtccgtaGGCGGAAGAGGATGGTCTGCTGATGGCGCTGTAGGTTGGGCATCTGATCATCAGATGGCAGGCTGTATTGGGCATTCCAGGTGGTTTGGTAGTGTCTTTTCACCAGGGTTTTGGCTTCACTGTGAGAGACTGGCGGGCCGTATACGACCCACATCGTCCGGACTGTGTTGTCCAAAGAGTTCAAGGCCTGCATTGCCAACTTACTAGGTTAACAGTAATTAACTGTGcatgttttgtcagttttctcTTTACAAAGCACTGATGACAAGATTCGCattgccgggggggggggggggggggggtgatttcttTTTCCTAAAGTTCGCAGCAAAACAATAAAGGAGAAaggttttaaaaacaaacttgcGGATTTTCGACAAAGGGATTTTGCtgagtcaaaaatgaaacaattctATTGATTACTAAAGTTCTCTTGTAATTACAGAATGTCTTGGTGATATACTGTTTTGTTTACTTCATTAATAAGAGCCGCTTTTGAAATGTTCACATGATACTTTCTGAAATAGTGTAATGTGTAGTATTTTAGATTTGTTCAAATCtaacagggttcgtacaggtcatggaaaacctggaaagtcatggaatttgatttttaattttccaggcctggaatgtcatggaatttcaattcaagtcatggaaagtcatggaatttaacaaaaataagaaaaaaaaatgtaacctTTAGCAcaccagcggcgattttcgttgcccagccatcccccctttgccagccagcagcgatttgcgtcgccagcacaaggcttgttcgtatgaccaacttctcgttcgtataatttgcatacgagaataacggtatttttaacggcacttgagccaaagcgaggctcacttccttccgttatcttgtcgtgtcgtctgcgctgcgtttgagtcggtttcgtcgaagttttctggttttgtttttgcatcgattactttagcgcttcgacaagcaagatggaggatgatgagttttaaactttctttcgagttgtttcttgatttgttttgacaacaaaaagtaggcGGAATTgaaacgaattaccgaggaagatcttcgcaatgaactgtgtatcgcggtgaaaaaaatgacagttcgtcaagtcacagcacaggcggaaggtatcgtccactggactactactatcacagaaagagtagtctttctgtgatagtagtagtccagtggacgataccttccgcctgtggtcacagtaagtgcagatggatacaaacagtggctggtccagtttagtgaaatgacaggaccagcaaacattatcaatcaatcaatcaatatgaggcttatatcgcgcgtattccgtgggtacagttctaagcgcaggaatttatttttttattatttattcttattttatgcaatttatatcgcgcacatattcaaggcgcagggatgtatttatgccgtgtgagatggatgttttttacacaatacatcacgcattcacatcggccagcagatcgcagccatttcggcgcatatcctacttttcacagcctattattccaagtcacacgggtattttggtggacatttttatctatgcctatacaattttgccaggaaagacccttttgtcaatcgtgggatcttaaacgtgcacaccccaatgtagtgtacacgaagggacctcggtttttcgtctcatccgaaagactagcacttgaacccaccacctaggttaggaaaggggggagaaaattgctaacgccctgacccagggtcgaactcgcaacctctcgcttccaagcgcaagtgcgttaccactcggccacccagtcctcttgccgataatctgactgcgtagcaaatgcttgacttgcttgtcgaagagacactgcgtagaaactgactcaaattcagtgcaaaggaagccagtgtcaaaactggcagtgacaagacgtaaaaagtttgcgtgttcggaaatggcgacctgtggatttagtcatggaaaatgttattgaggctcatggaaagtcatggaaaagtcatggaattttgtttctaaaaaccagtggggaccctgtctAATTTCATTATGTTTGTTTAGGTTGTCATTGTATGATTTAATTGTTACCATTGTTCCCGCACGGGGGAgggctgattgtaaaaaaaatcagcAATTGCTAATGATTTGCTTCGTGAATAAAACattgtcttatcttatcttattttatcttTTCCTATCTTACCTTTACCTATATTATcttatcgtatcgtatcgtatcatctctctctctctctctctctctctctctctctctctctctctctctctctctctctctctctctctctctctctctctctctctctctctctctctctctctctctctctctctcgtgtgtgggtggggtgggtgagGGAGGAGGTTTGAATGCGCCTGTGGATGCGGCACAGGCGCTGCCACGGTGTGTTACAATTCAATAATCTCATGAGCACCGTTTGAAAGTGGGTCACATGGGTAGATGATAATGTAGATGTAACTGCCCGTCCAGCAAAAGTCTTTCTTGTAATAATCACAGTACTAACACCCAGCCTTTGATTTAAATAACGAAACTGCATGTGCCGCATTCCTCccttctcacacacatacacacccacacccttTCAAATCTGAGGAAAAATCAGGTCTAACAAAGAGAGTATGTATGAATAAAGAAAATTGTGGCCTTAAAAGGGCTGGAGTCTTAAAGCGGCGGTCTTGAAAGTGGGGGTTACACAATACAGTAGCATACTCCCACGACTGAATTGCCACCCCCCACCCTTTTTTTTCTCGACGAACGACCTATGAAGACAACTGTCTACCCGGAGCACTTAAAACATAACCTACAGGCTAAAACTTTCAAATTCAGTCGGTTAACTCTTTACTGAGTGTTGTCTTGAAATGTCCTTCTTCTGCTCTGAAATATGATTAATCAGTAAGCAGAATATCACTACCCAAAACAGGAAACAGGAGAAAACTTTCATGCATTGAAACTCTTTTGAGACCTCCCaaactgagaaaatcaggtcttattcaaacaaaaaggagtgagtcttaaataTGGGTTAAATAACAGAGGGTATGAAGGGCAAATCTGACAAAACAGGGTCAAATGGAAGGGGGTATTAGAATTCATGTTCCTCTGTGCCCGCAATGAATTATAGTTAGCAGTCAAAACGGATATCTTGGTTCTTTTTTCCAGTGCAAGTCAGCCGGGTTGTGGCTATAGAGACCACAGCTACCATGCCCACATGGCCGACATTGGAAGGACAAGCTGCAGAcagcactcacagtgatacctggctgaaacaagaacGACTTTCAAGTACTGACTGTGATGTGTCGCAGAAACGTGAGAACCATTCAAGCACTGAGTGTTACGCTGGTCTCACAAAGACTGGTAATCTGAAACAACCCATGTTATCACATACAGGCGATAAACGACCTTCATGTACAGAGTCTAATGCTAGGTTCACACAGTCTGGCAATTTTAGGAAACACGTGATAACACATACAGGGAAGAAAGAGAATAAATGTGCAGACTTTGATGCGAGGTTT from Littorina saxatilis isolate snail1 linkage group LG4, US_GU_Lsax_2.0, whole genome shotgun sequence includes these protein-coding regions:
- the LOC138963597 gene encoding gastrula zinc finger protein XlCGF57.1-like, which encodes MAFHNSMEEGDSAVLSDVKIEIDVAEDCWHMTEPHPYVPGRWVVTTETTPTMPTVPTLEGQAAESTHSDTWLKQEQFSSTDCDVWLKREKYLNTEFDAGLTKTSNLKQPVLTTQPGDKQHSWLECNATFKQSGVFKQHMLTHTEVKKCSCTECDARFTRSGNLKQHVLTHTGVKQYSCTECDARFTWSGNLKQHLLTHTGVKKYSCIECGARFTLFGNLKQHMLTHMAGKKYSCTECDARFTLSYTLKQHMLTHTGKKEHTCTECDARFAQAGNLKRHMYTHSGVKRYACTECDSRFTQSRSLKQHVLIHSGVKKYACTECNARFTQSRSLKKHILTHTGVKKYSCTECDARFTRSDNLKQHKLRHTGVKHYTCTECVARFKLSKTLKQHMLTHTGRKEHKCTECDARFARSGTLNRHMSTHSTGVKKYACTECDTRFTQSWNLKKHMLTHTGVKQ